One segment of Ipomoea triloba cultivar NCNSP0323 chromosome 12, ASM357664v1 DNA contains the following:
- the LOC115999715 gene encoding nucleolar protein 6 gives MASDSMDSMTMRISELLKEVQLDYSPVNTKIINDVVSSIKEAIDKIPENKVTADLAPGFIRDINADKVEFTFKKPLSIEIGGSYAMQCVVKPDINVDLLLCLPKECFHEKDYLNHRYHAKRFLYLCKIKKHLDGLPQFDSLRWSAFQNEARKPILVVSPAAKLVEKTGFIVRIIPTATSLFNPSKLRLERNNIRSLNQGDVIQATPKYNSSILEDLFIEYNAEFIKSTFSEWKELKEALILLKVWARQRSSIYVHDCLNGFLVSLIIAFLAKRTGSNSIKNIMTAMQIFRVTLEFIANSKIWDQGLLFKVEGENSDSIKDRRIFFQQFPVVICNSSIELNLAFRLSQSGFQELRNEARLALICIKNCRDGGFDELFMTKIDFPAKYDYCIRLNLQGHHDFRKLGFCLDDECWRSYENKVLSVLNQGLTDRSKLVRVIWKNTVYGGNFEEGMLLWDGEPLLIGISVSSAEAAFKKAIMGPSHEEKDKALEFRKFWGDKATLRQFRDNRIAEVAVWECKEWEKHLIMKDIVEYVLSRHLSITKENIIPIAGQLDFTLLQKDLDPISFSTTLLGAFEELSKRLRQLNDIPLKVSSVQALDPAFRLTSVFPPAPHPLAYEKGIDTKLQKPISTCLRPLEVAIQLEGSGNWPMDEVAIEKTKSAFLLNIGESLQNNWGMTCTATEDDVEVLMSGFAFRLKILHERALSLVNGQINSGPSKLVLTADKELLLHNIHAGKINGLRGRYPIYGPVVRLAKRWVSAHLFSTLLAEEAIELLVAHLFLSPLPFDPPYSRITGFLRFLRLLSEYDWMFSPLVIDFHGVSTNEEKQEGSDFTTEDMKKINVAFKKSREESQTKMHDVSPAMFLATKYDLASETWTRSTPAMTELKRLVAYATSSANLLTKLISQDECDSSVWKCLFRTPLNNYDAVVLLHRDKLPYPHHLLFPSELEQGRCVLHGKPTKIFHPFIVPADLRGRSEELKSKLMVNFDPLRCFISEIEREFPDTFKIWYDSLGGDAIGLTWGKASSKKRGRDSMAEGEDPLDLLKSVGEVGKGFVRSIHFLKARKLSQ, from the exons ATGGCTTCCGATTCTATGGATTCAATGACAATGAGGATTTCCGAGCTGTTGAAGGAGGTCCAGCTCGATTATTCTCCGGTAAACACCAAAATTATCAACGACGTCGTTTCCTCCATCAAAGAGGCCATCGACAAAATCCCCGAGAACAAG GTTACTGCTGATTTAGCACCGGGGTTCATTAGAGACATTAATGCTGATAAAGTTGAGTTTACGTTTAAGAAGCCATTGTCGATAGAAATTGGAGGTAGTTATGCAATGCAATGCGTTGTCAAACCAGACATAAATGTGGATCTTTTGCTTTGCTTGCCGAAG GAGTGCTTTCATGAGAAAGACTACTTGAACCACCGGTACCATGCTAAAAGATTTCTTTATCTTTGCAAAATCAAGAAGCATCTGGATGGTTTGCCACAATTTGATAGTCTGAGGTGGTCTGCTTTTCAAAATGAGGCTCGGAAACCTATACTGGTTGTCTCGCCAG CTGCAAAGCTGGTTGAAAAGACTGGATTCATTGTAAGGATAATTCCCACAGCAACATCATTGTTTAATCCATCAAAGCTGCGGTTGGAGCGGAACAATATTCGTTCTCTGAATCAAG GAGATGTTATACAGGCTACACCAAAATACAACAGTAGTATATTGGAAGATTTGTTCATAGAGTATAATGCTGAATTCATTAAGAGCACCTTTTCTGAATGGAAGGAATTGAAAGAAGCTCTGATACTGCTTAAA GTTTGGGCTCGCCAGAGGAGTTCAATATATGTCCATGATTGTTTAAATGGATTTCTAGTTTCTCTTATAATTGCCTTCCTTGCAAAAAGAACTGGTAGCAACAGTATAAAGAACATAATGACTGCAATGCAAATATTTCGTGTCACACTGGAATTTATTG CAAATTCTAAAATTTGGGATCAGGGACTCTTATTTAAGGTAGAAGGTGAAAACAGTGATTCAATTAAG GACAGAAGAATATTCTTCCAACAATTTCCTGTGGTTATTTGCAATTCATCTATAGAACTCAATCTGGCATTCCGCTTGTCACAGAGTGGTTTCCAAGAG CTTCGGAATGAGGCTCGATTGGCACTTATTTGCATTAAAAATTGTAGAGATGGTGGATTTGATGAGCTTTTTATGACAAAGATTGATTTTCCTGCCAAATATGACTACTGCATAAG ATTGAATCTGCAGGGACACCATGACTTTCGTAAATTGGGATTTTGTTTGGACGATGAATGTTGGAGATCTTATGAGAACAAGGTTCTTTCTGTCTTGAATCAAGGGTTGACAGACAGATCTAAGCTTGTTCGTGTTATTTGGAAAAATACTGTGTATGGAGGCAATTTTGAGGAG GGGATGTTATTATGGGATGGAGAACCATTGCTTATTGGGATTTCAGTCAGTTCTGCTGAGGCAGCCTTTAAGAAGGCTATCATGGGCCCTAGTCATGAGGAAAAAGATAAG GCTCTAGAGTTTCGTAAGTTCTGGGGAGATAAGGCAACACTACGGCAGTTTCGTGATAATAGAATTGCTGAAGTTGCAG TATGGGAGTGTAAAGAGTGGGAAAAGCATCTCATTATGAAAGATATAGTTGAGTATGTTTTATCACGCCATTTATCTATTACCAAAGAGAATATCATTCCCATTGCTGGCCAACTTGATTTCACTCTTCTCCAGAAGGATTTAG ATCCTATATCTTTCTCAACTACTCTTTTGGGAGCATTTGAAGAGCTATCAAAGCGTTTGCGTCAACTAAATGATATTCCTTTGAAGGTGTCAAGCGTTCAAGCTCTTGACCCAG CTTTCAGGCTGACTTCAGTCTTCCCCCCTGCACCCCATCCTCTGGCATATGAAAAGGGCATTGACACAAAACTACAGAAGCCTATTTCTACCTGTCTACGGCCACTTGAAGTTGCAATCCAG CTGGAAGGCTCAGGAAATTGGCCAATGGATGAAGTTGCTATAGAGAAGACAAAATCTGCATTTCTTCTCAATATTGGAGAAAG TCTTCAGAACAATTGGGGGATGACATGTACAGCAACGGAGGATGATGTGGAGGTTCTAATGTCTGGATTTGCATTCCGCCTTAaaattttgcatgagagagcTCTGAGTTTGGTAAATGGGCAAA TTAATTCTGGTCCGTCGAAGTTGGTGCTCACTGCAGATAAAGAGCTCCTCCTACATAACATTCATGcaggcaagatcaatggcttacGAGGTCGTTATCCAATTTATGGGCCAGTTGTTCG TCTGGCAAAACGCTGGGTATCTGCACATCTCTTTTCCACCTTGTTGGCAGAGGAGGCCATTGAGTTGTTGGTAGCTCATTTGTTTCTGAGTCCTTTGCCATTTGATCCTCCTTACTCTCGGATAACTGGATTCCTTAG GTTCTTGAGATTATTGTCAGAATATGACTGGATGTTTTCTCCTCTGGTCATTGATTTTCATGGTGTTTCTACCAATGAGGAAAAGCAAGAAGGAAGTGATTTTACAACCGAGGATATGAAGAAAATCAAT GTGGCTTTTAAAAAAAGCAGAGAAGAATCACAAACAAAGATGCATGATGTAAGTCCAGCAATGTTTTTGGCTACTAAATATGACCTCGCCTCTGAAACTTGGACCAGATCAACACCAGCAATGACA GAGCTTAAGAGATTAGTGGCATATGCAACTAGCAGTGCAAATTTGTTAACCAAACTGATTTCCCAAGATGAATGTGATTCTTCTGTCTGGAAG TGCCTTTTCCGCACACCTTTAAACAATTATGACGCCGTTGTTCTTCTTCACAGAGACAAATTACCCTATCCACACCATCTTCTTTTCCCATCTGAACTCGAACAAG GACGGTGTGTGTTGCATGGCAAACCAACCAAGATTTTCCATCCTTTCATTGTTCCCGCAGACCTCAGAGGGAGGTCTG